A genomic region of Arachis hypogaea cultivar Tifrunner chromosome 5, arahy.Tifrunner.gnm2.J5K5, whole genome shotgun sequence contains the following coding sequences:
- the LOC112800926 gene encoding uncharacterized protein has product MQHDEVIWHVIRHNHCSFMAKITTGNFCRNPYNVTGLCNRSSCPLANSRYATIREENGVFYLYMKTIERAHMPNKLWERVKLPRNYEKALEVIDKHLMYWPKLLIHKTKQRLTKMTQMRIRMRKLALKTREKIMTTPRKEIKREARRQEKAEKAALLEKSIEKELLERLQKGVYQQSDIYNYPIEQYNKVLDMDNLQPAEEEEEEAEIEYVEGYDELEEEDDMEDFVNFRIDDAGGDDNDENAGSSEDEEAEAAAQRRVKRKNKLASMKSEKDSVDLKSKKAKVLVEVERDDADERQREVSVR; this is encoded by the exons ATGCAGCACGATGAGGTTATATGGCACGTTATCAGGCACAACCATTGTAGTTTCATGGCCAA AATTACGACGGGGAATTTTTGTAGAAACCCTTACAATGTTACTGGACTTTGCAATCGAAGCTCGTGCCCCTTAGCTAACAGTCGCTATGCTACTATACGAGAGGAAAATG GTGTGTTTTACCTTTACATGAAAACTATAGAAAGAGCTCATATGCCAAACAAGTTGTGGGAAAGAGTTAAGCTGCCAAGGAATTATGAAAAGGCACTTGAAGTCATTGACAAACATCTG ATGTATTGGCCTAAGCTTCTTATACACAAAACAAAGCAACGATTGACCAAAATGACCCAGATGCGGATACGCATGAGGAAACTTGCGTTGAAGACAAG GGAGAAAATAATGACAACTCCGAGGAAGGAGATAAAGAGAGAGGCTAGAAGACAAGAGAAGGCTGAAAAGGCAGCTTTGTTAGAAAAG TCTATTGAGAAAGAGCTACTGGAGCGCCTTCAAAAAGGAGTTTATCAACAAAGTGACATTTACAATTATCCTATTGAACAATACAATAAAGTTCTTGATATGGACAACCTTCAAcctgctgaggaagaggaggag GAAGCAGAGATAGAGTATGTGGAAGGTTATGATGAACTTGAAGAGGAAGATGACATGgaggattttgttaattttagaatTGATGATGCTGGTGGCGATGACAATGATGAAAATG CTGGAAGCTCTGAAGATGAAGAGGCAGAAGCAGCTGCTCAGAGAAGGGTGAAACGGAAGAATAAGTTAGCTTCAATGAAATCTGAGAAGGATTCTGTTGATCTTAAATCAAAGAAGGCAAAGGTCCTTGTTGAG GTTGAGCGTGATGATGCCGATGAAAGACAAAGGGAGGTATCAGTACGGTAG